One segment of Candidatus Eisenbacteria bacterium DNA contains the following:
- a CDS encoding FlgD immunoglobulin-like domain containing protein, protein MRKILFITVALGLLVGLNGLTLARPVDVVNQAKIAMEDNPFTREPSTAFSGPDFFTSQAAETVWYGGTVLAGGTGGPLGAVGGKWTWSPAGWGGIPHSGLYLDGWTSLDFLSSSDVYFRVHDLNDTPCFGTKPPAWGTYVAWAGVTTTEGGNLCYAAGAGYGNSFNQLFQNTIAVSGDATTTLQFDYAYDSEVGYDSCHVDISVDAGATWIPLPVNGGLGGYSGTGSGTESVNIGPYLAGAGNIELRFRAESDGGWSDEDGLNATACGEFIVDNIVITEAVAGVIHSCNFEAGACGWQWVGAVGPGNWVRLDYNPVIDDPCIPTDPLWCQMGDSVVVMYDPNGPPTAPHWTNQENWIISPKIPIKGTAGDGLPGHMFQFERFVNLPLYDHVFLQWFVRYFPYDCGFGPRWSPWRNNNTVYYSATKACILGAFDVSAFMPVCIESAQIAMTTINLCSQDPWKFGCTFVNNTTPYFDNARFGCTGLATAPMVSDMEWDKYLDMFPTDGTLSCASTANIGIANGGGQPAYMYLGDTLVVDGTTCPGFTGMEVWLHFRVIPGSCTNTAATWFGVYPPYVWHTARMDTAQRGAALSTTAWMGAFHEADPNYGLASGRWGGEANDILPDGLFTPGTHVDYYVSTNYVGSGVSFELRNEEPGFAGLPDDVEVLPSYMFKTTPPTAPCVLYCDHADSRGAQRWMEDALRCVPTNWDRYDKRAPTSGMRDGIGRITNMEKGATLVQLQGYKSVLLDCDNIYTDGMTTTDATLFQNFLAAATADAPRFLSIQGNEVARYLNAEATRKAFMNTYMQATYVARYYYVTGGNTAYCVNLTTVANNKIHAGVVGDTIYAVRGNMCPNTFNIIGVQGGSVTGVGELEFNDANPTVHLAAVSNEVRDVGLNLLYRTVLSSHGVARVASKNCPGGAYRWAAGDSTGICTTPLKGWQRKERDNVRWGGLYGYCLAYNTGTPIPGAVNVGTVDELKGAYPNPMNPSTTISFAVKSEGKVSLRVFDASGRLVKTLVDTKLGAGNHTVTWDGSNDRGVKVGSGVFFYQIETAGGFKTAKKIVILK, encoded by the coding sequence ATGAGAAAAATTTTGTTCATCACTGTTGCTTTGGGCTTGCTAGTCGGACTCAATGGTCTGACTCTTGCTCGTCCTGTTGACGTAGTCAACCAGGCGAAGATCGCGATGGAAGACAATCCATTCACGCGCGAGCCCTCAACAGCTTTCAGCGGCCCCGATTTCTTCACTTCGCAGGCCGCTGAGACTGTTTGGTACGGAGGGACTGTACTAGCGGGGGGTACCGGAGGACCACTGGGCGCGGTTGGTGGTAAGTGGACATGGAGCCCGGCTGGCTGGGGCGGAATACCGCACAGCGGTCTTTACCTCGATGGTTGGACAAGCCTGGACTTCTTGTCAAGCTCTGATGTGTATTTCAGAGTACATGATCTGAACGACACTCCGTGCTTTGGCACGAAGCCACCTGCTTGGGGCACATATGTAGCCTGGGCTGGCGTGACCACTACTGAGGGAGGCAATCTCTGCTATGCAGCTGGAGCCGGCTATGGGAATAGCTTTAACCAGCTCTTTCAGAACACGATTGCCGTGAGTGGCGACGCGACCACGACGCTTCAGTTCGACTATGCGTACGACAGCGAAGTCGGTTACGATTCCTGCCATGTCGATATCAGCGTTGATGCTGGAGCGACCTGGATACCGCTGCCCGTAAATGGCGGCCTCGGTGGTTATTCAGGCACCGGCAGTGGTACTGAGTCTGTCAATATCGGACCGTATCTTGCTGGTGCGGGGAATATTGAACTCAGGTTCCGTGCTGAGTCTGATGGCGGTTGGTCAGACGAAGACGGTCTGAATGCGACGGCCTGCGGCGAGTTCATCGTTGACAACATCGTGATCACGGAAGCCGTGGCTGGCGTCATCCACAGCTGCAACTTTGAGGCTGGCGCTTGTGGCTGGCAGTGGGTTGGAGCAGTTGGACCAGGCAACTGGGTCCGTCTTGATTACAACCCTGTCATTGACGACCCGTGCATCCCGACTGACCCGCTATGGTGTCAGATGGGAGACAGCGTTGTCGTGATGTACGACCCGAACGGCCCGCCGACTGCACCTCACTGGACCAACCAGGAGAACTGGATTATTTCTCCTAAGATACCCATTAAGGGAACAGCTGGCGATGGACTGCCAGGTCACATGTTCCAGTTTGAGAGATTTGTGAACCTGCCTCTCTACGACCATGTGTTCCTGCAGTGGTTCGTGAGGTATTTCCCGTATGATTGCGGGTTCGGTCCGCGGTGGAGTCCATGGCGGAACAACAACACTGTGTACTACTCAGCCACGAAGGCATGCATCCTCGGAGCCTTTGATGTTTCCGCGTTCATGCCGGTCTGCATTGAGAGTGCGCAGATAGCCATGACGACCATAAACCTCTGCAGTCAGGACCCGTGGAAGTTTGGCTGTACCTTTGTGAACAACACCACGCCATACTTTGACAATGCCAGGTTCGGCTGCACAGGACTTGCGACTGCTCCTATGGTCTCGGATATGGAGTGGGATAAGTATCTGGATATGTTCCCGACCGATGGTACCCTTAGTTGCGCATCTACTGCCAATATAGGGATAGCTAACGGCGGTGGCCAGCCCGCTTACATGTATCTTGGCGACACACTCGTGGTTGACGGCACGACCTGCCCTGGCTTCACAGGGATGGAGGTTTGGCTGCACTTCAGAGTGATACCGGGTTCGTGCACGAACACTGCGGCTACCTGGTTCGGAGTTTATCCTCCATACGTCTGGCATACAGCCAGGATGGATACTGCGCAGAGAGGTGCTGCGCTCTCTACCACTGCCTGGATGGGTGCATTCCACGAAGCAGACCCGAACTACGGTCTTGCCAGCGGCAGATGGGGAGGCGAGGCCAATGATATCCTCCCAGACGGACTCTTCACGCCTGGTACGCACGTTGACTACTACGTGTCTACCAACTACGTAGGGAGTGGCGTCTCGTTCGAGCTCAGGAATGAGGAGCCTGGTTTCGCTGGGCTTCCAGACGATGTCGAGGTTCTGCCATCGTACATGTTCAAGACTACGCCTCCTACAGCTCCTTGCGTGTTGTACTGCGACCATGCAGATTCGCGTGGAGCTCAGAGGTGGATGGAAGACGCCTTGAGATGCGTTCCGACGAACTGGGATCGCTATGACAAGCGGGCGCCGACCTCGGGTATGAGGGATGGTATTGGCCGTATAACCAATATGGAGAAGGGTGCTACCCTTGTTCAGCTCCAGGGTTACAAGTCAGTCCTTCTGGATTGCGACAACATATATACAGACGGTATGACGACCACGGATGCGACCCTTTTCCAGAACTTCCTTGCTGCTGCAACTGCAGATGCACCGAGGTTCCTGTCAATTCAGGGTAACGAGGTTGCAAGGTACCTGAATGCTGAGGCTACCCGGAAGGCGTTCATGAATACCTACATGCAGGCGACATATGTTGCCAGGTACTACTATGTAACCGGTGGCAACACGGCCTACTGCGTGAACCTGACGACTGTTGCTAATAACAAGATTCATGCAGGAGTTGTTGGCGACACGATTTATGCGGTCAGAGGCAATATGTGTCCGAATACGTTCAACATCATTGGCGTTCAGGGAGGCAGTGTGACCGGCGTGGGCGAGCTTGAGTTCAATGATGCGAACCCGACCGTGCATCTGGCCGCTGTTTCCAATGAAGTCAGGGATGTTGGTCTGAACCTTCTCTACCGCACGGTTCTCAGCAGCCATGGTGTCGCGCGCGTTGCTTCGAAGAACTGCCCCGGCGGTGCGTATCGCTGGGCTGCCGGTGATTCCACCGGAATCTGCACGACCCCGCTTAAGGGTTGGCAGCGCAAGGAACGCGACAACGTCAGATGGGGCGGCTTGTACGGCTACTGCTTGGCGTACAATACCGGCACCCCGATTCCTGGCGCTGTGAACGTCGGTACGGTTGATGAGCTTAAGGGTGCGTATCCTAACCCGATGAATCCTT